A genome region from Micromonospora peucetia includes the following:
- a CDS encoding DUF4166 domain-containing protein, giving the protein MTSVFQRALGADFDRLHPRLRRRFGVDGSTDVGCVGTGVMERVWRGPAFTAPFLHLGALRHILFPETGVDVPFTIENYAYADSYRRPTLTFVRTFQVATHRRRRFDATMVYSPRRRVLVDYLGTHQHLAVDLHLGVDPAGALTIRSGAQRFRGGMPCPAALTGQAHLREWYDEPTGRFGIEVRVTNPLVGPLFGYTGSFTVQYVRPDRAPVPAAVRPLRENPGD; this is encoded by the coding sequence GTGACCTCCGTCTTCCAACGCGCGCTGGGCGCCGACTTCGACCGACTGCACCCCCGACTACGGCGTCGGTTCGGTGTCGACGGGAGCACCGACGTGGGCTGCGTCGGCACTGGTGTCATGGAGCGCGTCTGGCGGGGCCCCGCCTTCACCGCGCCGTTCCTGCACCTGGGCGCCCTGCGGCACATCCTGTTCCCGGAGACCGGCGTCGACGTTCCGTTCACCATCGAGAACTACGCCTACGCCGACTCGTACCGCCGGCCCACGCTGACCTTCGTGCGGACCTTCCAGGTGGCGACGCACCGTCGCCGCCGCTTCGACGCCACGATGGTCTACAGCCCGCGCCGCCGGGTCCTGGTCGACTACCTGGGCACGCACCAGCACCTCGCCGTCGACCTGCACCTGGGCGTCGATCCGGCCGGTGCGCTGACCATCCGCAGCGGTGCCCAGCGGTTCCGCGGCGGGATGCCCTGCCCGGCGGCCCTCACCGGCCAGGCACACCTGCGGGAGTGGTACGACGAGCCCACCGGGCGGTTCGGCATCGAGGTGCGGGTGACCAACCCGCTCGTCGGACCGCTGTTCGGCTACACGGGCAGCTTCACCGTCCAGTACGTCCGGCCAGACCGGGCACCGGTGCCGGCGGCGGTGCGGCCACTGCGGGAGAATCCCGGGGACTGA
- the aspS gene encoding aspartate--tRNA(Asn) ligase, whose product MQRILSTQLSAHVGMPVRIAGWAHRRRLLKSVAFLIVRDAAGLAQVVVTDPAVRAEVEKLPEETVVEVTGTVVANPTAPAGVELTAPTVRPLGPPAEPPPFDLYRPALTASLPTQLDHAPVALRHPTRAAALRVSAAAVAGFRATLDARDFVEIHTPKVVGSSTESGANVFTLDWFGRPAYLAQSPQFYKQLMVGVFERVYEVGPVFRAEPHDTVRHLAQYTSLDAELGFVTDHRDVMAVLRHTVAGMLDAVRGRAGAALATLGVSAPDVPAEIPAVHFTEALRIAGAPADEPDLAPAHERALGEWARREHGSEFLFVTGYPMAKRPFYTHPDPARPAYSNGFDLLFRGLELVTGGQRLHRHADYLAALAARGEAVEPYAGYVDAFRHGMPPHGGFAIGLERFVARLTGAANVREVTAFPRDLHRLTP is encoded by the coding sequence GTGCAACGCATCCTTTCCACCCAACTGTCCGCCCACGTCGGCATGCCCGTCCGGATCGCCGGCTGGGCGCACCGCCGCCGGCTGCTCAAGTCGGTGGCCTTCCTGATCGTCCGGGACGCCGCCGGCCTCGCCCAGGTGGTCGTCACCGACCCGGCCGTCCGCGCCGAGGTGGAGAAACTCCCGGAGGAGACGGTCGTCGAGGTCACCGGCACGGTGGTCGCGAACCCGACCGCCCCCGCCGGGGTCGAGCTGACCGCGCCGACGGTACGACCGCTCGGCCCGCCCGCCGAGCCACCGCCGTTCGACCTGTACCGGCCGGCGCTCACCGCGAGCCTGCCCACCCAGCTCGACCACGCGCCCGTCGCGTTGCGCCACCCGACCCGAGCGGCGGCGCTGCGCGTCTCGGCGGCGGCGGTCGCCGGCTTCCGGGCCACGCTCGACGCCCGCGACTTCGTGGAGATCCACACCCCGAAGGTGGTCGGCTCGTCCACCGAGAGCGGGGCGAACGTCTTCACGCTGGACTGGTTCGGTCGGCCCGCGTACCTGGCCCAGTCGCCGCAGTTCTACAAGCAGCTGATGGTCGGCGTCTTCGAGCGGGTCTACGAGGTCGGGCCGGTGTTCCGGGCCGAGCCGCACGACACCGTACGGCACCTGGCGCAGTACACCTCGCTCGACGCCGAGCTGGGCTTCGTCACCGACCACCGGGACGTGATGGCCGTGCTGCGGCACACCGTCGCCGGCATGCTCGACGCGGTACGCGGGCGGGCCGGGGCCGCGCTCGCCACTCTCGGGGTGTCGGCCCCGGACGTGCCGGCCGAGATTCCCGCCGTGCACTTCACCGAGGCGCTCAGGATCGCCGGGGCGCCGGCCGACGAGCCGGACCTCGCCCCGGCGCACGAGCGGGCGCTGGGCGAGTGGGCGCGGCGGGAGCACGGCTCGGAGTTCCTCTTCGTCACCGGCTACCCGATGGCGAAGCGACCCTTCTACACCCACCCGGACCCGGCGCGACCCGCGTACTCCAACGGGTTCGACCTGCTCTTCCGGGGATTGGAGCTGGTGACGGGCGGGCAGCGACTGCATCGGCACGCCGACTACCTGGCGGCGCTCGCGGCCCGGGGCGAGGCGGTCGAGCCGTACGCCGGCTATGTCGACGCCTTCCGGCACGGGATGCCGCCGCACGGCGGTTTCGCCATCGGGCTGGAACGTTTCGTGGCCCGGCTCACCGGCGCGGCCAACGTCCGGGAGGTGACCGCCTTCCCCCGCGACCTGCACCGGCTCACCCCGTAG
- a CDS encoding SRPBCC family protein yields MPMRAVYVETLIDAPMEQVWWATQDPTTHPRWDARFSSIDPVPDSTPARFSYATRVLPAVRIGGYGVHAGERTRPDGTRTSALRFGSDDPRSLIASGSGYWRYVPGPAGVRFLTGYTYAPRWGPLGRLADLAFRPVFGWATAWSFDRLRLWLEQGVPPERALGNAAREVALRTLAVAGVGALAARVTDRTLAGALAVLAATVVAMALPPHPHAPAARRCRRRPPDLLAARPPSLLEKL; encoded by the coding sequence ATGCCGATGCGGGCCGTCTACGTCGAGACGCTCATCGACGCGCCGATGGAACAGGTGTGGTGGGCGACGCAGGACCCCACGACGCATCCGCGCTGGGACGCCCGGTTCAGCAGCATCGACCCCGTACCGGACTCGACACCCGCCCGGTTCAGCTACGCCACCCGGGTGCTGCCGGCCGTACGGATCGGCGGCTACGGCGTACACGCCGGTGAACGGACCCGGCCGGACGGCACCCGCACCTCGGCGCTGCGGTTCGGCTCCGACGACCCGCGCTCGCTGATCGCGTCGGGCTCGGGCTACTGGCGGTACGTGCCCGGCCCGGCCGGGGTGCGCTTCCTGACGGGCTACACGTACGCGCCCCGCTGGGGACCGTTGGGCCGGCTCGCCGACCTCGCGTTCCGCCCGGTGTTCGGCTGGGCGACCGCGTGGTCGTTCGACCGGCTGCGGCTGTGGCTGGAGCAGGGCGTACCGCCGGAGCGTGCCCTGGGCAACGCCGCCCGCGAGGTCGCCCTGCGGACGCTCGCGGTCGCGGGAGTCGGCGCCCTGGCCGCGCGGGTCACCGACAGAACCCTGGCCGGGGCGCTCGCGGTGCTCGCCGCCACGGTGGTCGCGATGGCGCTGCCACCCCACCCGCACGCCCCCGCCGCCCGCCGCTGCCGACGCCGGCCGCCCGACCTTCTCGCCGCCCGACCGCCGTCCCTGTTGGAGAAGCTGTGA
- a CDS encoding VOC family protein — protein MQIDLVTIVVAEYDPAIDFFTEVLGFELVEDYPSLTNDGRPKRWVVVRPPGGQTGLLLARADGDRQARTVGDQVAGRVGFFLRADDFDAVHRRMVEAGVEFVKPPRTEPYGRVAVFRDIAGNLWDLLGPA, from the coding sequence ATGCAGATCGACCTGGTCACCATCGTCGTGGCCGAGTACGACCCGGCCATCGACTTCTTCACCGAGGTGCTCGGCTTCGAGCTGGTCGAGGACTACCCGTCGCTGACCAACGACGGCCGCCCGAAGCGCTGGGTCGTCGTCCGTCCGCCCGGCGGGCAGACCGGGCTGCTGCTGGCCCGCGCCGACGGCGACCGGCAGGCCCGGACGGTCGGCGACCAGGTCGCCGGCCGGGTCGGCTTCTTCCTCCGGGCCGACGACTTCGACGCCGTCCACCGGCGGATGGTCGAGGCGGGCGTCGAGTTCGTGAAGCCGCCCCGCACCGAGCCGTACGGCCGGGTCGCCGTCTTCCGCGACATCGCCGGCAACCTCTGGGACCTCCTCGGCCCGGCCTGA
- a CDS encoding TetR/AcrR family transcriptional regulator — MAATRQKLIDGALAAIRTHGIAGASARTIATAAGVNQALVFYHFGSVDALLAEACRDATTARVAVYRERFAAVRSLRELLDLGRVLHEQERAEGNVAVLAQLLAGAQTDERLAEPTAAALRLWTAEIETVLHRLLRGSPVAPVADPAGLARAISAAFVGLELFEGVDPTGARDAFDSLERLAVLVEVVEELGPLARRALRGRLAARG; from the coding sequence ATGGCCGCCACCCGCCAGAAGCTGATCGACGGCGCGCTCGCGGCGATCCGCACCCACGGCATCGCCGGCGCCTCGGCCCGCACCATCGCCACGGCAGCCGGGGTGAACCAGGCCCTGGTCTTCTACCACTTCGGCAGCGTCGACGCCCTGCTCGCCGAGGCCTGCCGCGACGCGACCACGGCCCGCGTCGCGGTCTACCGCGAACGCTTCGCGGCGGTACGGTCGCTGCGCGAGCTGCTCGACCTGGGTCGCGTCCTGCACGAGCAGGAACGGGCCGAGGGCAACGTGGCCGTCCTGGCCCAGCTGCTCGCGGGCGCCCAGACCGACGAGCGGCTCGCCGAGCCGACCGCCGCCGCGCTCCGGCTGTGGACGGCCGAGATCGAGACCGTGCTGCACCGGCTGCTGCGCGGTTCGCCGGTCGCCCCGGTCGCCGACCCGGCGGGGCTGGCCCGCGCGATCTCGGCCGCGTTCGTCGGCCTGGAGCTCTTCGAGGGGGTCGACCCGACCGGCGCGCGCGACGCCTTCGACTCGTTGGAACGCCTCGCGGTGCTGGTCGAGGTGGTCGAGGAGCTGGGCCCGCTCGCCCGCCGGGCGCTACGGGGCCGGCTGGCCGCCCGGGGCTGA
- the lipA gene encoding lipoyl synthase, with translation MTPVARATSTAAIGRRLGFVTIEHSAPTTGQAARTATPAPEGRRLLRIEARNAETPIERKPPWIKVKAKMGPEYTQLRGLVSREGLHTVCQEAGCPNIYECWEDREATFLIGGDQCTRRCDFCQIDTGKPADFDADEPRRVAESVVSMGLRYATITGVARDDLPDGGAWLYAETVRQIHALQPGCGVELLIPDFNAVPEQLAEVFGARPEVLAHNVETVPRIFKRIRPAFRYERSLDVIRQARADGLVTKSNLILGMGEERAEVSQALRDLHDAGCELITITQYLRPTPRHHPVTRWVKPEEFVELREEAEEIGFAGVMSGPLVRSSYRAGRLYRQALDAREGAPAAAG, from the coding sequence GTGACGCCGGTCGCCCGAGCCACATCGACGGCGGCCATCGGGCGTAGGCTCGGTTTTGTGACGATCGAGCACTCCGCGCCGACGACCGGCCAGGCAGCGCGCACGGCGACGCCCGCCCCCGAGGGGCGGCGCCTCCTGCGGATCGAGGCCCGCAACGCCGAGACGCCGATCGAGCGCAAACCGCCGTGGATCAAGGTCAAGGCCAAGATGGGCCCGGAGTACACCCAGCTGCGCGGGCTCGTCTCGCGCGAGGGGCTGCACACCGTCTGTCAGGAGGCCGGCTGCCCCAACATCTACGAGTGCTGGGAGGACCGGGAAGCCACCTTCCTCATCGGTGGCGACCAGTGCACCCGGCGCTGCGACTTCTGCCAGATCGACACCGGCAAGCCGGCCGACTTCGACGCCGACGAGCCGCGGCGGGTCGCCGAGTCGGTGGTCTCGATGGGCCTGCGCTACGCGACCATCACCGGCGTGGCCCGCGACGACCTGCCCGACGGCGGCGCCTGGCTCTACGCCGAGACCGTCCGGCAGATCCACGCCCTCCAGCCCGGCTGCGGCGTCGAGCTGCTGATCCCCGACTTCAACGCGGTACCCGAGCAGCTCGCCGAGGTCTTCGGCGCCCGGCCTGAGGTGCTCGCGCACAACGTGGAGACCGTGCCACGGATCTTCAAGCGGATCCGGCCGGCCTTCCGCTACGAGCGGTCGCTGGACGTGATCCGGCAGGCCCGCGCCGACGGGCTGGTCACCAAGTCCAACCTGATCCTGGGCATGGGCGAGGAGCGCGCCGAGGTCTCCCAGGCGTTGCGCGACCTGCACGACGCCGGCTGCGAGCTGATCACCATCACGCAGTACCTGCGACCCACCCCCCGGCACCACCCGGTCACCCGCTGGGTCAAGCCGGAGGAGTTCGTCGAGCTGCGCGAGGAGGCCGAGGAGATCGGCTTCGCAGGCGTGATGAGCGGGCCGCTGGTGCGCTCATCGTACCGGGCCGGCCGGCTCTACCGGCAAGCGCTCGACGCCCGCGAGGGCGCCCCGGCCGCCGCCGGCTGA
- a CDS encoding ATP-binding protein, with protein sequence MTARAASTVLVGRQPELAALRDALARARTGEPATVLVGGEAGVGKTRLLEEFGRSATEAGARLLVGQCLELGEAGLPFAPFAAALRAVLRRDGAGVFDGYEAEFARLLPELARGPAGFAPPAGGPVSDAPRGYLFDLVAELFQRLATGQPLVLLIEDLHWADRSTRDLISFLVRAARTARLLLVCTYRTDELHRGHPLRPFLAELDRARGVERIELGRLDRDGTGAILADLLGVEPLARAVDDIHHRTQGNPFFIEELAAAGDPIGCATLPETLRDLLLARVDRLPDAAQRVLRIAAAGGTRFAHQLLAEVAGLPEPELEDALRAAVAAQLLVADPEGDYEFRHALVREAVHDELLPGEHARLHARWAAAVEAQPHLVAAGRAPAETAHHWYAAHDHPRALVTARTAARAAADRYAYAEQSRLLERVLELWELVPDAADRLDMDHLAVLEETVAAATTAGNYQRALTLTRAALAEVDSDTEPLRAARLLDRRGRMLSMLGTGDGVAELREAYRLCREAPDGPERVRLLADIAVQLLRLEPEQAGVLAAEAAEAVEALGDDLELLSTRIAILCRTEPAPERRLAGLRLAEERARAAGHAPALVSALVHLSDVLFELGRYAESAETAAAGAIEARRVGISRSTGAYLLSNQAEALIALGRWDEADTACAEAARIDLPGVSGLHWLQLRAGLRLARGHPTADELVDRALAFLARPFLWPNHRLPLRELWIEAALAADDPAGAVRAAHAALADERLPQLPREGWPVLSAIARTAARTGDAELPGAVSALAAGLPARHPAERAHAAQVVALLATGGEALPAWRTAVAAWRADGQPYPLGRALLSFAEAAAAAGERDEVAAAVAEAAALADGLGAAPLAKQAATLARRVGLRGATRGRPGADLLTLREREVLRLVAEGHSNSRIAEQLFISPKTASVHVSRIIAKLGVSNRVEAAALAHRLGLLGEPTPPR encoded by the coding sequence GTGACCGCACGCGCCGCCAGCACCGTCCTCGTGGGCCGCCAGCCGGAACTCGCGGCCCTGCGCGACGCCCTTGCCCGGGCCCGCACCGGGGAACCGGCCACCGTCCTGGTCGGCGGTGAGGCCGGGGTGGGCAAGACCCGGCTGCTGGAGGAGTTCGGTCGGTCGGCCACCGAGGCCGGCGCGCGGCTGCTGGTCGGCCAGTGCCTCGAACTCGGCGAGGCCGGCCTGCCCTTCGCACCCTTCGCCGCCGCGCTGCGGGCGGTGCTGCGCCGCGACGGCGCCGGCGTCTTCGACGGGTACGAGGCCGAGTTCGCCCGCCTCCTGCCGGAGCTGGCCCGGGGGCCGGCCGGCTTCGCCCCGCCCGCCGGCGGGCCGGTCTCGGACGCCCCGCGCGGCTACCTGTTCGACCTGGTCGCCGAGCTGTTCCAGCGGCTCGCCACCGGGCAGCCCCTGGTGCTGTTGATCGAGGACCTGCACTGGGCCGACCGGTCCACCCGCGACCTGATCTCCTTTCTGGTACGGGCCGCCCGCACCGCCCGGCTGCTGCTGGTCTGCACCTACCGCACGGACGAGCTGCACCGCGGGCATCCGCTGCGGCCCTTCCTCGCCGAGCTGGACCGGGCCCGTGGCGTCGAGCGGATCGAGCTGGGCCGCCTCGACCGGGACGGTACCGGGGCGATCCTGGCCGACCTGCTCGGTGTCGAGCCGCTCGCCCGTGCGGTCGACGACATCCACCATCGCACCCAGGGCAATCCGTTCTTCATCGAGGAACTGGCCGCCGCCGGCGACCCGATCGGCTGCGCCACGCTGCCGGAGACGCTGCGCGACCTGCTGCTGGCCCGGGTGGACCGGCTGCCCGACGCCGCCCAGCGGGTGCTGCGGATCGCCGCCGCCGGCGGCACCCGGTTCGCCCACCAACTGCTCGCCGAGGTCGCCGGGCTGCCCGAGCCGGAGCTGGAGGACGCGCTACGCGCCGCCGTGGCCGCCCAGCTCCTGGTGGCCGACCCGGAAGGTGACTACGAGTTCCGGCACGCGCTGGTCCGCGAGGCCGTCCACGACGAGCTGCTGCCCGGCGAGCACGCCCGGCTGCACGCCCGCTGGGCGGCGGCCGTCGAGGCCCAGCCGCACCTGGTCGCCGCCGGCCGCGCCCCGGCCGAGACTGCCCACCACTGGTACGCCGCCCACGACCACCCCCGCGCCCTGGTGACCGCCCGCACCGCGGCCCGCGCCGCCGCCGACCGGTACGCGTACGCGGAGCAGAGCCGGCTGCTGGAGCGGGTGCTGGAGCTGTGGGAACTGGTGCCCGACGCGGCCGACCGGCTCGACATGGACCACCTCGCGGTGCTGGAGGAGACGGTTGCCGCCGCCACCACCGCCGGCAACTACCAGCGCGCGCTCACCTTGACCCGGGCCGCCCTGGCCGAGGTGGACAGCGACACCGAGCCGCTGCGCGCCGCGCGGCTGCTGGACCGGCGCGGCCGGATGCTGTCCATGCTCGGCACCGGCGACGGCGTCGCCGAACTGCGGGAGGCGTACCGGCTGTGCCGCGAGGCGCCGGACGGGCCGGAGCGGGTCCGGCTGCTCGCCGACATCGCGGTGCAGCTGCTCCGGCTCGAACCCGAGCAGGCCGGCGTGCTCGCGGCGGAGGCGGCGGAGGCGGTCGAGGCGCTCGGCGACGACCTGGAGCTGCTGTCGACCCGGATCGCCATTCTCTGCCGTACCGAACCCGCACCCGAACGCCGCCTGGCCGGGCTGCGCCTGGCCGAGGAGCGGGCCCGCGCCGCCGGCCACGCACCGGCGCTGGTGAGCGCGCTGGTCCACCTCTCCGACGTGCTCTTCGAGCTGGGCCGGTACGCCGAGTCGGCGGAGACGGCCGCCGCCGGGGCTATCGAGGCGCGGCGGGTGGGGATCAGCCGCTCCACCGGCGCGTACCTGCTCTCCAACCAGGCCGAGGCGCTGATCGCCCTGGGCCGCTGGGACGAGGCCGACACGGCCTGCGCCGAGGCAGCCCGAATCGACCTGCCGGGCGTGTCCGGCCTGCACTGGCTCCAGCTCCGCGCCGGCCTGCGGCTGGCCCGTGGACACCCGACCGCGGACGAGCTGGTGGACCGCGCCCTGGCCTTCCTGGCCCGGCCCTTCCTCTGGCCGAACCACCGGCTGCCGCTGCGTGAGCTGTGGATCGAGGCGGCGCTGGCAGCCGACGATCCGGCCGGAGCGGTGCGCGCGGCACACGCCGCGCTGGCCGACGAGCGCCTGCCGCAGCTTCCCCGGGAGGGCTGGCCGGTGCTCAGCGCCATCGCCCGGACCGCCGCGCGGACCGGGGACGCCGAACTGCCCGGCGCGGTGTCCGCACTCGCCGCCGGCCTGCCGGCCCGCCACCCGGCCGAGCGGGCGCACGCCGCCCAGGTGGTGGCCCTCCTGGCCACCGGCGGCGAGGCGCTTCCGGCATGGCGTACGGCGGTCGCGGCGTGGCGGGCCGACGGGCAGCCGTACCCCCTCGGGCGGGCGCTGCTGTCGTTCGCCGAGGCGGCGGCGGCAGCGGGGGAGCGGGACGAGGTGGCGGCGGCGGTCGCCGAGGCTGCCGCGCTCGCCGACGGGCTGGGCGCGGCACCACTCGCGAAGCAGGCTGCCACCCTGGCCCGCCGGGTCGGCCTGCGCGGGGCGACCCGGGGGCGTCCCGGCGCGGACCTGCTCACCCTGCGCGAGCGGGAGGTGTTGCGGCTGGTCGCCGAGGGGCACAGCAACAGCCGGATCGCCGAGCAGCTCTTCATCTCGCCGAAGACGGCCAGCGTGCACGTCTCCCGGATCATCGCCAAGCTCGGCGTGAGCAACCGCGTCGAGGCCGCCGCGCTGGCCCACCGCCTCGGCCTGCTCGGCGAGCCCACCCCGCCCCGCTGA
- the lipB gene encoding lipoyl(octanoyl) transferase LipB produces MTTTTPGLTAVRAGVLDYQAAWDEQRRLHESVVAGERGDTVLLLEHPSVYTAGKRTEPWDRPVDGTPVVDVDRGGKITWHGPGQLVGYPIVRLPDPVDVVAYVRRTEQLLIDVCADFGLTAGRIDGRSGVWVPEDDRGPARKVAAIGIRVARGVTLHGFSINCDCDLGHFDRIVPCGIRDAGVTSLTAELGRPVTVADVLPVVERRLPTLLA; encoded by the coding sequence GTGACCACGACGACCCCCGGCCTCACGGCCGTCCGCGCCGGTGTCCTCGACTACCAGGCCGCCTGGGACGAGCAGCGCCGGCTGCACGAGTCGGTGGTGGCCGGCGAACGCGGCGACACCGTGCTGCTGCTGGAGCACCCGAGCGTCTACACCGCCGGCAAGCGCACGGAGCCGTGGGACCGTCCCGTCGACGGCACCCCGGTCGTCGACGTGGACCGGGGCGGCAAGATCACCTGGCACGGCCCGGGGCAGCTGGTCGGCTATCCCATCGTGCGGCTCCCCGACCCGGTCGACGTGGTCGCCTACGTCCGCCGCACCGAGCAGTTGCTGATCGACGTCTGTGCCGACTTCGGGCTGACCGCCGGCCGGATCGACGGGCGCAGCGGGGTCTGGGTGCCGGAGGACGACCGGGGCCCGGCCCGCAAGGTGGCGGCCATCGGCATCCGGGTCGCCCGTGGCGTGACCCTGCACGGCTTCTCCATCAACTGCGACTGCGACCTGGGGCACTTCGACCGGATCGTGCCCTGCGGCATCCGCGACGCCGGGGTCACCTCGCTCACCGCCGAGCTGGGCCGCCCGGTCACCGTGGCCGACGTGCTGCCGGTCGTCGAGCGGCGCCTGCCGACGCTGTTGGCCTGA
- a CDS encoding DUF2079 domain-containing protein, giving the protein MPSSPSLAPSPASPPRVVRHRRADLIVALVALALAVWVASGLWRGPNTRAITVNSSDQALFEWLLAFGGHAVTHGDNPLFTYLVNVPDGVNLAVNTSITVYAVVFAPLTYLIGPPATFLVILTLNLAATALAWYWLLSRHLVRSPLAAAVGGLFIGFSPGMVSHANAHLNWTAGWLVPLLIWRTFALRRSRHPLRDGAILGVLVAVAFSIAAEGLFFTALALGVFVAVWALHPAHRAEARTLLPTFLRGLAVTAVVAGVLLAYPLWLHFAGPQRFHGTGFDAVIHSEDVVAYGAYPRRSLAGEVGLGTRLAPNPTEENSFFGLPLLLLTVACFVLLWRRADPGRRATLWALGVTAVVFTVLSFGPEAKVDGRRFDLPMPFDLLGHLPVVNAALPARLALIVAPVIGVLLAYAVDQLRADPPRRRPARLAWWAGFALALVPLVPTPLLTIEREPIPRFITAGTWQEYVSPGGVLTPVPLALDVYPDGQRWQAYALAHRQGEFAIPSGFFLGPGGPDGRGRIGPPPRPFGALVDQAGRTGLVPIVTEGSIQEVRADLRHWRVETVVLADEVHGAKWPVDEEAIRQTVTALLGPPERVDDVWLWRVPQG; this is encoded by the coding sequence TGGCGCCTTCGCCGGCCTCGCCGCCCCGCGTCGTCCGCCACCGGCGGGCCGATCTGATCGTGGCGCTGGTCGCGCTCGCGCTCGCCGTCTGGGTGGCCAGCGGGCTGTGGCGGGGCCCGAACACCCGCGCCATCACGGTCAACTCCAGCGACCAGGCGCTCTTCGAGTGGCTGCTGGCCTTCGGCGGCCACGCGGTGACCCACGGCGACAACCCGCTCTTCACCTACCTGGTCAACGTCCCCGACGGGGTGAACCTCGCGGTCAACACCTCGATCACCGTGTACGCCGTCGTCTTCGCGCCGCTGACGTACCTGATCGGGCCGCCGGCCACGTTCCTGGTGATCCTCACCCTCAACCTGGCCGCCACCGCGCTCGCCTGGTACTGGCTGCTCTCCCGGCACCTGGTCCGCAGCCCGCTCGCCGCCGCCGTCGGCGGGCTGTTCATCGGCTTCTCCCCCGGCATGGTCTCGCACGCCAACGCCCACCTGAACTGGACGGCGGGCTGGCTGGTGCCGCTGCTGATCTGGCGGACCTTCGCGCTGCGCCGCTCCCGGCACCCGCTGCGCGACGGCGCGATCCTCGGCGTGCTCGTCGCCGTCGCCTTCTCCATCGCCGCCGAGGGGCTCTTCTTCACCGCGCTGGCCCTCGGCGTCTTCGTCGCCGTCTGGGCGCTGCATCCGGCCCACCGCGCCGAGGCCCGCACGTTGCTGCCGACCTTCCTGCGCGGCCTCGCGGTGACCGCCGTCGTGGCGGGGGTGCTGCTGGCGTACCCGCTGTGGCTGCACTTCGCCGGTCCGCAGCGCTTCCACGGCACCGGCTTCGACGCCGTCATCCACTCCGAGGACGTCGTCGCGTACGGGGCGTACCCGCGCCGATCGTTGGCCGGGGAGGTGGGGCTGGGCACCCGGCTGGCGCCCAACCCGACCGAGGAGAACTCGTTCTTCGGCCTCCCGCTGCTGCTGCTCACCGTCGCCTGCTTCGTGCTGCTGTGGCGCCGGGCCGACCCGGGCCGCCGGGCGACGCTCTGGGCGCTGGGCGTGACCGCCGTCGTCTTCACGGTGCTGTCGTTCGGCCCCGAGGCCAAGGTCGACGGCCGCCGCTTCGACCTGCCGATGCCGTTCGACCTGCTCGGGCACCTGCCGGTCGTGAACGCCGCCCTGCCCGCCCGGCTGGCGCTGATCGTGGCGCCGGTGATCGGGGTGCTGCTCGCGTACGCCGTCGACCAGCTCCGCGCCGACCCACCCCGGCGCCGCCCCGCGCGGCTGGCCTGGTGGGCGGGGTTCGCGCTGGCGCTGGTGCCGCTGGTGCCGACCCCGCTGCTGACCATCGAACGCGAGCCGATCCCGCGGTTCATCACCGCCGGGACCTGGCAGGAGTACGTCTCCCCCGGCGGGGTGCTGACCCCGGTGCCGCTGGCCCTCGACGTCTACCCCGACGGCCAGCGCTGGCAGGCGTACGCGCTGGCGCACCGGCAGGGCGAGTTCGCCATCCCCTCCGGCTTCTTCCTCGGCCCGGGCGGCCCGGACGGCCGGGGACGGATCGGCCCGCCGCCGCGCCCGTTCGGCGCCCTGGTGGACCAGGCCGGCCGGACCGGGCTGGTGCCGATCGTCACCGAGGGCAGCATCCAGGAGGTCCGCGCCGACCTGCGGCACTGGCGGGTCGAGACGGTCGTGCTGGCCGACGAGGTGCACGGGGCGAAGTGGCCGGTCGACGAGGAGGCGATCCGGCAGACCGTGACGGCGCTGCTCGGCCCACCCGAGCGGGTGGACGACGTGTGGCTGTGGCGGGTCCCGCAGGGCTGA